From the genome of Carassius gibelio isolate Cgi1373 ecotype wild population from Czech Republic chromosome A16, carGib1.2-hapl.c, whole genome shotgun sequence, one region includes:
- the LOC128030295 gene encoding tripartite motif-containing protein 16-like isoform X2, with amino-acid sequence MAKARISVYQNEFMCPVCLDLLKDPVTIQCGHSYCKICITDCWDQEDHMGFYSCPQCRQTFSPRPDLSRNTMLAEVVEKLKKTKPPADCDAGDGDVQCDVCTGRKFKAVKSCLMCLESYCQTHFDRHEEFHSRKPHRVIEATGRLQEMICQKHEKLLEVFCRTDQKCICVLCTMDEHKNHDTVSAAAQRTEKQKQLKETQKTLQQRIQQREKDLQQLRETVESHKRSAQTAVEDSERIFTELIRSIERSRSELIRLIRDQEKTAVSRAEERLERLEQEINDLRRRDAELEQLSHTQDHIQFLQSFQSLSAPPESTDENNDPYISLYTFDALRESVLQLRDKLEDFCKEELKKISDRVTFTNIVHWTRNDFLQYSHQLTLDLNTVNKRLRLSENNRVITVTYTVQPYPDHPDRFDVYRQVLCSESVCGRCYWELEWSGDIGVRISVSYKSISRKGSGYECLFGFNDQSWSLICFPSSYSFTHNKIQTVIPVKSISRKIGVFVDHSAGTLSFYSISDTMSLIHTVQTTFTQPLYPGFNVWSGSSVKLC; translated from the exons ATGGCAAAAGCCAGAATTTCGGTGTATCAGAATGAGTTCATGTGtccagtgtgtctggatctcttgaaggatccagtgaccatccagtgtggacacagttactgtaagatctgtattacagactgctgggatcagGAGGATCATATGGGATtctacagctgtcctcagtgcagacagaccttcagtccaagacctgATTTATCTAGAAACACCATGCTGGCTGAagtggtggagaaactgaagaagaccaAACCTCCTGCTGACTGTGATGCTGGAGATGGAGATGTgcagtgtgacgtctgtactggaagaaaatTCAAAGCCGTAAAGTCCTGTCTGATGTGTCTGGAGTCTTACTGTCAAACTCATTTTGACCGTCATGAAGAATTTCATTCACGTAAACCACACAGAGTGATTGAagccactggacgactgcaggagatgatctgccagaaacatgagaAGCTCCTTGAG GTTTTCTGTCGCACTGATCAGAAATGTATATGTGTGCTGTGTACGATGGATGAACATAAAAACCATGACACTGTATCAGCCGCAGCACAGAGGACAGAGAAACAG aagcagctgaaggagacacagaagacgctccagcagagaatccagcagagagagaaagatctccagcagctgagagagactgtggagtctcataag cgctctgcacagacagcagtggaggacagtgagaggatctttactgagcttatccgctccattgagagaagccgctctgagctgatacgactgatcagagatcaggaaaagactgcagtgagtcgagctgaagaacgactggagcgactggagcaggagatcaatgatctgaggaggagagacgctgagctggagcagctttcacacacacaggatcacatccagttcctgcag agtttccagtctctctcagCACCTCCTGAATCTACAGATGAAAATAATGATCCCTACATTTCTCTCTACACTTTTGATGCTCTGAGAGAATCTGTCCTtcagctgagagacaaactggaggatttctgcaaagaggagctcaagaagatctcagacagag TCACATTCACCAACATTGTTCACTGGACCAGGAACGACTTTCTACAAT attcccaTCAGCTCACTCTGGATCTGAACACAGTGAATAAACGTCTCCGTCTGTCTGAGAACAACAGAGTGATTACTGTCACTTACACAGTCcagccgtatcctgatcatccagacagatttgatgtgtATCGTCAGGTGTTGTGtagcgagagtgtgtgtggacgctgttactgggagctgGAGTGGAGTGGAGATATTGGTGTGCGTATATCAGTttcatataagagcatcagcaggaagggatCGGGTTATGAGTGTTTGTTTGGATttaatgatcagtcctggagtttgatCTGCTTTCCCTCCAGTTACTCATTCACACACAATAAAATACAGACTGTTATCCCTGTGAAATCCATCAGTAGGAaaataggagtgtttgtggatcacagtGCAGGAACTCTTTCCTTCTATAGCatctctgacacaatgagcctcatccacacagtccagaccacattcactcagccgctctatcctgggtttaaTGTTTGGTCtggatcatcagtgaaactgtgttga
- the LOC128030295 gene encoding E3 ubiquitin-protein ligase TRIM16-like isoform X1 codes for MAGAKVFQDEFLCPVCLDLLKDPVTIQCGHSYCKICITDCWDREDQMRVYSCPQCRQTFSPRPALSRNTILAEVVEKLKKKLKERKRPADCDAGDGDVQCDVCTGRKYKAAKSCLMCLNSYCQNHLEQHESWFRGKRHNLIEATGRLQEMICQKHEKLLEVFCRTDQKCICVLCTMDEHKNHDTVSAAAQRTEKQKQLKETQKTLQQRIQQREKDLQQLRETVESHKRSAQTAVEDSERIFTELIRSIERSRSELIRLIRDQEKTAVSRAEERLERLEQEINDLRRRDAELEQLSHTQDHIQFLQSFQSLSAPPESTDENNDPYISLYTFDALRESVLQLRDKLEDFCKEELKKISDRVTFTNIVHWTRNDFLQYSHQLTLDLNTVNKRLRLSENNRVITVTYTVQPYPDHPDRFDVYRQVLCSESVCGRCYWELEWSGDIGVRISVSYKSISRKGSGYECLFGFNDQSWSLICFPSSYSFTHNKIQTVIPVKSISRKIGVFVDHSAGTLSFYSISDTMSLIHTVQTTFTQPLYPGFNVWSGSSVKLC; via the exons ATGGCAGGAGCCAAAGTTTTTCAGGATGAGTTCTTGTGtccagtgtgtctggatctcttgaaggatccagtgaccatccagtgtggacacagttactgtaagatctgtattacagactgctgggatcGGGAGGATCAGATgagagtctacagctgtcctcagtgcagacagaccttcagtccaagacctgctttaTCTAGAAACACCATCCTGGCTGAagtggtggagaaactgaagaagaaaCTGAAGGAGAGGAAACGTCCTGCTGACTGTGATGCTGGAGATGGAGATGTgcagtgtgacgtctgtactggaagaaaatacaAAGCTGCCAAGTCCTGTCTGATGTGTCTGAACTCTTACTGTCAGAATCACCTCGAACAACATGAGAGCTGGTTTAGAGGAAAGAGACACAATTTGATTGAagccactggacgactgcaggagatgatctgccagaaacatgagaAGCTTCTTGAGGTTTTCTGTCGCACTGATCAGAAATGTATATGTGTGCTGTGTACGATGGATGAACATAAAAACCATGACACTGTATCAGCCGCAGCACAGAGGACAGAGAAACAG aagcagctgaaggagacacagaagacgctccagcagagaatccagcagagagagaaagatctccagcagctgagagagactgtggagtctcataag cgctctgcacagacagcagtggaggacagtgagaggatctttactgagcttatccgctccattgagagaagccgctctgagctgatacgactgatcagagatcaggaaaagactgcagtgagtcgagctgaagaacgactggagcgactggagcaggagatcaatgatctgaggaggagagacgctgagctggagcagctttcacacacacaggatcacatccagttcctgcag agtttccagtctctctcagCACCTCCTGAATCTACAGATGAAAATAATGATCCCTACATTTCTCTCTACACTTTTGATGCTCTGAGAGAATCTGTCCTtcagctgagagacaaactggaggatttctgcaaagaggagctcaagaagatctcagacagag TCACATTCACCAACATTGTTCACTGGACCAGGAACGACTTTCTACAAT attcccaTCAGCTCACTCTGGATCTGAACACAGTGAATAAACGTCTCCGTCTGTCTGAGAACAACAGAGTGATTACTGTCACTTACACAGTCcagccgtatcctgatcatccagacagatttgatgtgtATCGTCAGGTGTTGTGtagcgagagtgtgtgtggacgctgttactgggagctgGAGTGGAGTGGAGATATTGGTGTGCGTATATCAGTttcatataagagcatcagcaggaagggatCGGGTTATGAGTGTTTGTTTGGATttaatgatcagtcctggagtttgatCTGCTTTCCCTCCAGTTACTCATTCACACACAATAAAATACAGACTGTTATCCCTGTGAAATCCATCAGTAGGAaaataggagtgtttgtggatcacagtGCAGGAACTCTTTCCTTCTATAGCatctctgacacaatgagcctcatccacacagtccagaccacattcactcagccgctctatcctgggtttaaTGTTTGGTCtggatcatcagtgaaactgtgttga